The Pseudoliparis swirei mitochondrion, complete genome genomic interval AACCTCTTCTTAACAATAACTTTCACAATCATAACAAATATTATTAATCCTCTCACCCTTATAATCCCCATTCTCCTGGCCGTAGCTTTTCTTACTCTTATTGAACGAAAACTACTAGGATACATACAATTACGAAAAGGGCCAAATCTTATAGGACCCTATGGCTTACTTCAACCTTTCGCTGATGGCTTAAAACTCTTTATTAAAGAGCCCATCCGTCCTTCATCTTCTACCCCAATAATATTTATCCTTACACCCATCCTTGCTCTTGTCCTAGCCCTTACTATATGAACCCCCCTACCTCTTCCATACCCTATTATTGACCTAAACCTAGGCATTCTTTTTATCCTCGCCCTATCTAGCCTAGCCGTTTACTCCATTCTCGGTTCAGGATGGGCATCTAATTCAAAATACGCCCTCATAGGAGCTCTCCGAGCTGTAGCCCAAACTATCTCTTACGAAGTGAGTTTAGGACTCATTTTACTAAGCATCGTTATCTTTGCCGGAGGCTACACACTACAAACATTCAATACAGCTCAAGAAAGTATTTGATTAATTTTACCCGCATGACCTTTAGCTGCCATATGATTTATCTCTACTTTAGCTGAAACTAACCGAGCCCCTTTTGATCTTACAGAAGGAGAATCCGAATTAGTATCTGGCTTCAATGTAGAATATGCTGGAGGTCAATTTGCT includes:
- the ND1 gene encoding NADH dehydrogenase subunit 1; its protein translation is MMTNIINPLTLMIPILLAVAFLTLIERKLLGYMQLRKGPNLMGPYGLLQPFADGLKLFIKEPIRPSSSTPMMFILTPILALVLALTMWTPLPLPYPIIDLNLGILFILALSSLAVYSILGSGWASNSKYALMGALRAVAQTISYEVSLGLILLSIVIFAGGYTLQTFNTAQESIWLILPAWPLAAMWFISTLAETNRAPFDLTEGESELVSGFNVEYAGGQFALFFLAEYSNILMMNTLSTILFLGASHIPTFPELTTLSLMTKAVLLSLMFLWVRASYPRLRYDQLMHLLWKNFLPLTLALVIWHLALPITLTGLPPQM